A genomic region of Equus caballus isolate H_3958 breed thoroughbred chromosome 1, TB-T2T, whole genome shotgun sequence contains the following coding sequences:
- the SPINT1 gene encoding kunitz-type protease inhibitor 1 isoform X6 — protein MMAGAHLSQALIPAVLVWLLCELGLRGTQAGQPPEPPGLPAGPACLDRFTAGVPDFVLDTEASVSNGATFLGSPTVRRGWDCVRACCTTQNCNLALVELHSDGGEDAIATCFLMDCLYEQNFVCKFAPREGFINYLTREVYRSYRELRTQGFGGSGIPRIWAGVDLKVQPQEPLVLKGVGTTDWHLLQGDTDVRVEKNDLDQVELWGLKEGAYLFQLRAGSDQPDSTTNITITVLSAKQTEEYCLASSKVGRCRGSFPRWYYDPTEQICKSFVYGGCLGNKNNYLREEECKLACRDVQGPSVERHHPVCSGTCPSTKFRCSDGCCIDSFLECDDTPDCPDASDEATCDKYTSGFEELQNIHFRSDKGHCVDLPDTGLCLESIPRWYYNPFSERCARFTYGGCYGNKNNFEEEQQCLESCRGISKKDVFGLRRESHIPSVGSVEVAVAVLLVTCIVVVVAILGYCFIKNQRKSFHRHHHRRPPPPTPTSSTVSTTEDTEHLVYNHTTRPL, from the exons ATGATGGCCGGCGCCCACCTCTCCCAGGCCCTCATCCCAGCGGTCCTGGTTTGGCTCCTGTGCGAGCTCGGCCTCCGGGGCACCCAGGCCGGGCAGCCGCCCGAGCCCCCTGGGCTGCCCGCGGGACCCGCCTGCCTGGACCGCTTCACCGCCGGGGTGCCTGACTTCGTGCTCGACACCGAGGCCTCGGTCAGCAACGGGGCCACTTTCCTGGGCTCCCCGACCGTCCGCCGCGGCTGGGACTGCGTACGCGCCTGCTGCACCACCCAGAACTGCAACTTGGCGCTGGTGGAGCTGCACTCCGACGGCGGGGAGGACGCCATCGCCACCTGCTTCCTCATGGACTGCCTCTACGAGCAGAACTTCGTGTGCAAGTTCGCGCCCAGGGAGGGCTTCATCAACTACCTCACGCGGGAGGTTTACCGCTCCTACCGCGAGCTGCGGACCCAGGGCTTTGGAG ggtccGGGATCCCCAGGATCTGGGCAGGCGTGGACTTGAAGGTGCAGCCCCAGGAACCCCTGGTGCTGAAGGGTGTGGGGACCACAGATTGGCACCTACTGCAGGGTGACACGGACGTCAGGGTAGAG AAGAATGATCTGGACCAAGTGGAGCTGTGGGGACTCAAGGAGGGCGCCTACCTGTTCCAGCTGAGAGCTGGCTCAGACCAGCCAGACAGCACGACCAACATCACCATCACCGTGCTGTCCGCCAAGCAGACAGAAG AATATTGCCTCGCATCTAGCAAGGTGGGGCGCTGCCGTGGTTCCTTCCCCCGCTGGTACTACGACCCCACAGAACAGATCTGCAAGAGTTTCGTTTATGGAGGTTGCTTGGGCAACAAGAACAACTACCTTCGGGAAGAAGAGTGCAAGCTGGCCTGCCGCGATGTGCAAG GTCCATCCGTGGAAAGGCACCATCCAG TGTGCTCAGGCACCTGTCCCTCCACCAAGTTCCGCTGCAGCGATGGCTGTTGCATCGACAGCTTCTTGGAGTGTGACGACACTCCCGACTGCCCCGATGCCTCCGATGAGGCCACCTGTGACAAAT ACACCAGCGGCTTCGAGGAGCTCCAGAACATCCATTTCCGCAGTGACAAAG GGCACTGCGTGGACCTGCCGGACACAGGCCTCTGCTTGGAGAGCATCCCACGCTGGTACTACAACCCCTTCAGTGAACGCTGCGCCCGCTTTACCTATGGCGGTTGTTATGGCAACAAGAACAACTTTGAGGAGGAGCAGCAGTGCCTTGAGTCCTGCCGTGGCATCTCCA AGAAGGATGTATTTGGTCTGCGGCGGGAAAGCCACATTCCCAGCGTAG GCTCCGTGGAGGTTGCCGTTGCAGTGCTCTTAGTCACCTGCATTGTGGTGGTGGTAGCCATCCTGGGTTACTGCTTCATCAAGAACCAGAGAAAGAGCTTCCACAGACACCACCACCGCCGCCCTCCGCCTCCTACCCCCACCAGCTCCACAGTCTCCACCACCGAGGACACAGAGCACCTGGTCTATAACCACACGACCCGACCCCTCTGA
- the SPINT1 gene encoding kunitz-type protease inhibitor 1 isoform X5, translating into MASASHSGRKEGFLELARAGTLEQASRIPLIKGAATQLLGSLPATRWKCFPRADADGEIVCIGLSPKSPPPAPSPAPQAWGWKRGPDQKGRQEATRQIARPSRARRRGSFPAGSGPPRSASTSGARGLPARLDSVEPADSSLEGADSVSPETRRRRWPIQRTGQRGGSGGPSRAGRRDRNLGRPGPTPLTCAGLKHPWGPEARTVKVTPVGRRATAPGRMMAGAHLSQALIPAVLVWLLCELGLRGTQAGQPPEPPGLPAGPACLDRFTAGVPDFVLDTEASVSNGATFLGSPTVRRGWDCVRACCTTQNCNLALVELHSDGGEDAIATCFLMDCLYEQNFVCKFAPREGFINYLTREVYRSYRELRTQGFGGSGIPRIWAGVDLKVQPQEPLVLKGVGTTDWHLLQGDTDVRVEKNDLDQVELWGLKEGAYLFQLRAGSDQPDSTTNITITVLSAKQTEEYCLASSKVGRCRGSFPRWYYDPTEQICKSFVYGGCLGNKNNYLREEECKLACRDVQGPSVERHHPDTSGFEELQNIHFRSDKGHCVDLPDTGLCLESIPRWYYNPFSERCARFTYGGCYGNKNNFEEEQQCLESCRGISKKDVFGLRRESHIPSVGSVEVAVAVLLVTCIVVVVAILGYCFIKNQRKSFHRHHHRRPPPPTPTSSTVSTTEDTEHLVYNHTTRPL; encoded by the exons ATGGCCTCAGCTTCTCACTCAGGCAgaaaggagggcttcctggagctgGCAAGGGCGGGGACGCTGGAGCAGGCATCCCGGATTCCACTTATCAAAGGTGCAGCCACACAGCTTCTAGGATCTCTTCCGGCCACGAGATGGAAATGTTTCCCGAGGGCTGACGCCGACGGCGAGATCGTTTGCATCGGGCTTTCCCCCAagtctcctcccccagccccttcaCCAGCGCCTCAGGCATGGGGCTGGAAACGCGGGCCGGaccagaaaggaaggcaggaagcaaCCCGCCAGATCGCCCGACCCTCACGTGCCCGACGTCGAGGGAGCTTCCCGGCCGGGTCCGGGCCTCCGAGGTCGGCGAGCACTTCTGGGGCGCGGGGCCTCCCTGCGAGGCTGGACTCGGTGGAGCCTGCGGACAGCAGCCTGGAGGG CGCTGACTCAGTTTCACCAGAAACTAGGAGGAGGAGGTGGCCGATCCAGCGCACCGGGCAGCGGGGCGGAAGCGGCGGGCCGAGCCGCGCAGGAAGGCGGGACCGGAACCTCGGCAGGCCCGGCCCCACCCCACTCACCTGCGCAG GTCTCAAGCACCCTTGGGGCCCAGAGGCCCGCACTGTGAAGGTGACCCCCGTGGGGAGGAGGGCGACGGCCCCTGGGAGGATGATGGCCGGCGCCCACCTCTCCCAGGCCCTCATCCCAGCGGTCCTGGTTTGGCTCCTGTGCGAGCTCGGCCTCCGGGGCACCCAGGCCGGGCAGCCGCCCGAGCCCCCTGGGCTGCCCGCGGGACCCGCCTGCCTGGACCGCTTCACCGCCGGGGTGCCTGACTTCGTGCTCGACACCGAGGCCTCGGTCAGCAACGGGGCCACTTTCCTGGGCTCCCCGACCGTCCGCCGCGGCTGGGACTGCGTACGCGCCTGCTGCACCACCCAGAACTGCAACTTGGCGCTGGTGGAGCTGCACTCCGACGGCGGGGAGGACGCCATCGCCACCTGCTTCCTCATGGACTGCCTCTACGAGCAGAACTTCGTGTGCAAGTTCGCGCCCAGGGAGGGCTTCATCAACTACCTCACGCGGGAGGTTTACCGCTCCTACCGCGAGCTGCGGACCCAGGGCTTTGGAG ggtccGGGATCCCCAGGATCTGGGCAGGCGTGGACTTGAAGGTGCAGCCCCAGGAACCCCTGGTGCTGAAGGGTGTGGGGACCACAGATTGGCACCTACTGCAGGGTGACACGGACGTCAGGGTAGAG AAGAATGATCTGGACCAAGTGGAGCTGTGGGGACTCAAGGAGGGCGCCTACCTGTTCCAGCTGAGAGCTGGCTCAGACCAGCCAGACAGCACGACCAACATCACCATCACCGTGCTGTCCGCCAAGCAGACAGAAG AATATTGCCTCGCATCTAGCAAGGTGGGGCGCTGCCGTGGTTCCTTCCCCCGCTGGTACTACGACCCCACAGAACAGATCTGCAAGAGTTTCGTTTATGGAGGTTGCTTGGGCAACAAGAACAACTACCTTCGGGAAGAAGAGTGCAAGCTGGCCTGCCGCGATGTGCAAG GTCCATCCGTGGAAAGGCACCATCCAG ACACCAGCGGCTTCGAGGAGCTCCAGAACATCCATTTCCGCAGTGACAAAG GGCACTGCGTGGACCTGCCGGACACAGGCCTCTGCTTGGAGAGCATCCCACGCTGGTACTACAACCCCTTCAGTGAACGCTGCGCCCGCTTTACCTATGGCGGTTGTTATGGCAACAAGAACAACTTTGAGGAGGAGCAGCAGTGCCTTGAGTCCTGCCGTGGCATCTCCA AGAAGGATGTATTTGGTCTGCGGCGGGAAAGCCACATTCCCAGCGTAG GCTCCGTGGAGGTTGCCGTTGCAGTGCTCTTAGTCACCTGCATTGTGGTGGTGGTAGCCATCCTGGGTTACTGCTTCATCAAGAACCAGAGAAAGAGCTTCCACAGACACCACCACCGCCGCCCTCCGCCTCCTACCCCCACCAGCTCCACAGTCTCCACCACCGAGGACACAGAGCACCTGGTCTATAACCACACGACCCGACCCCTCTGA
- the SPINT1 gene encoding kunitz-type protease inhibitor 1 isoform X4: protein MASASHSGRKEGFLELARAGTLEQASRIPLIKGAATQLLGSLPATRWKCFPRADADGEIVCIGLSPKSPPPAPSPAPQAWGWKRGPDQKGRQEATRQIARPSRARRRGSFPAGSGPPSADSVSPETRRRRWPIQRTGQRGGSGGPSRAGRRDRNLGRPGPTPLTCAGLKHPWGPEARTVKVTPVGRRATAPGRMMAGAHLSQALIPAVLVWLLCELGLRGTQAGQPPEPPGLPAGPACLDRFTAGVPDFVLDTEASVSNGATFLGSPTVRRGWDCVRACCTTQNCNLALVELHSDGGEDAIATCFLMDCLYEQNFVCKFAPREGFINYLTREVYRSYRELRTQGFGGSGIPRIWAGVDLKVQPQEPLVLKGVGTTDWHLLQGDTDVRVEKNDLDQVELWGLKEGAYLFQLRAGSDQPDSTTNITITVLSAKQTEEYCLASSKVGRCRGSFPRWYYDPTEQICKSFVYGGCLGNKNNYLREEECKLACRDVQGPSVERHHPVCSGTCPSTKFRCSDGCCIDSFLECDDTPDCPDASDEATCDKYTSGFEELQNIHFRSDKGHCVDLPDTGLCLESIPRWYYNPFSERCARFTYGGCYGNKNNFEEEQQCLESCRGISKKDVFGLRRESHIPSVGSVEVAVAVLLVTCIVVVVAILGYCFIKNQRKSFHRHHHRRPPPPTPTSSTVSTTEDTEHLVYNHTTRPL from the exons ATGGCCTCAGCTTCTCACTCAGGCAgaaaggagggcttcctggagctgGCAAGGGCGGGGACGCTGGAGCAGGCATCCCGGATTCCACTTATCAAAGGTGCAGCCACACAGCTTCTAGGATCTCTTCCGGCCACGAGATGGAAATGTTTCCCGAGGGCTGACGCCGACGGCGAGATCGTTTGCATCGGGCTTTCCCCCAagtctcctcccccagccccttcaCCAGCGCCTCAGGCATGGGGCTGGAAACGCGGGCCGGaccagaaaggaaggcaggaagcaaCCCGCCAGATCGCCCGACCCTCACGTGCCCGACGTCGAGGGAGCTTCCCGGCCGGGTCCGGGCCTCCGAG CGCTGACTCAGTTTCACCAGAAACTAGGAGGAGGAGGTGGCCGATCCAGCGCACCGGGCAGCGGGGCGGAAGCGGCGGGCCGAGCCGCGCAGGAAGGCGGGACCGGAACCTCGGCAGGCCCGGCCCCACCCCACTCACCTGCGCAG GTCTCAAGCACCCTTGGGGCCCAGAGGCCCGCACTGTGAAGGTGACCCCCGTGGGGAGGAGGGCGACGGCCCCTGGGAGGATGATGGCCGGCGCCCACCTCTCCCAGGCCCTCATCCCAGCGGTCCTGGTTTGGCTCCTGTGCGAGCTCGGCCTCCGGGGCACCCAGGCCGGGCAGCCGCCCGAGCCCCCTGGGCTGCCCGCGGGACCCGCCTGCCTGGACCGCTTCACCGCCGGGGTGCCTGACTTCGTGCTCGACACCGAGGCCTCGGTCAGCAACGGGGCCACTTTCCTGGGCTCCCCGACCGTCCGCCGCGGCTGGGACTGCGTACGCGCCTGCTGCACCACCCAGAACTGCAACTTGGCGCTGGTGGAGCTGCACTCCGACGGCGGGGAGGACGCCATCGCCACCTGCTTCCTCATGGACTGCCTCTACGAGCAGAACTTCGTGTGCAAGTTCGCGCCCAGGGAGGGCTTCATCAACTACCTCACGCGGGAGGTTTACCGCTCCTACCGCGAGCTGCGGACCCAGGGCTTTGGAG ggtccGGGATCCCCAGGATCTGGGCAGGCGTGGACTTGAAGGTGCAGCCCCAGGAACCCCTGGTGCTGAAGGGTGTGGGGACCACAGATTGGCACCTACTGCAGGGTGACACGGACGTCAGGGTAGAG AAGAATGATCTGGACCAAGTGGAGCTGTGGGGACTCAAGGAGGGCGCCTACCTGTTCCAGCTGAGAGCTGGCTCAGACCAGCCAGACAGCACGACCAACATCACCATCACCGTGCTGTCCGCCAAGCAGACAGAAG AATATTGCCTCGCATCTAGCAAGGTGGGGCGCTGCCGTGGTTCCTTCCCCCGCTGGTACTACGACCCCACAGAACAGATCTGCAAGAGTTTCGTTTATGGAGGTTGCTTGGGCAACAAGAACAACTACCTTCGGGAAGAAGAGTGCAAGCTGGCCTGCCGCGATGTGCAAG GTCCATCCGTGGAAAGGCACCATCCAG TGTGCTCAGGCACCTGTCCCTCCACCAAGTTCCGCTGCAGCGATGGCTGTTGCATCGACAGCTTCTTGGAGTGTGACGACACTCCCGACTGCCCCGATGCCTCCGATGAGGCCACCTGTGACAAAT ACACCAGCGGCTTCGAGGAGCTCCAGAACATCCATTTCCGCAGTGACAAAG GGCACTGCGTGGACCTGCCGGACACAGGCCTCTGCTTGGAGAGCATCCCACGCTGGTACTACAACCCCTTCAGTGAACGCTGCGCCCGCTTTACCTATGGCGGTTGTTATGGCAACAAGAACAACTTTGAGGAGGAGCAGCAGTGCCTTGAGTCCTGCCGTGGCATCTCCA AGAAGGATGTATTTGGTCTGCGGCGGGAAAGCCACATTCCCAGCGTAG GCTCCGTGGAGGTTGCCGTTGCAGTGCTCTTAGTCACCTGCATTGTGGTGGTGGTAGCCATCCTGGGTTACTGCTTCATCAAGAACCAGAGAAAGAGCTTCCACAGACACCACCACCGCCGCCCTCCGCCTCCTACCCCCACCAGCTCCACAGTCTCCACCACCGAGGACACAGAGCACCTGGTCTATAACCACACGACCCGACCCCTCTGA
- the SPINT1 gene encoding kunitz-type protease inhibitor 1 isoform X3, translating to MASASHSGRKEGFLELARAGTLEQASRIPLIKGAATQLLGSLPATRWKCFPRADADGEIVCIGLSPKSPPPAPSPAPQAWGWKRGPDQKGRQEATRQIARPSRARRRGSFPAGSGPPRSASTSGARGLPARLDSVEPADSSLEGADSVSPETRRRRWPIQRTGQRGGSGGPSRAGRRDRNLGRPGPTPLTCAGLKHPWGPEARTVKVTPVGRRATAPGRMMAGAHLSQALIPAVLVWLLCELGLRGTQAGQPPEPPGLPAGPACLDRFTAGVPDFVLDTEASVSNGATFLGSPTVRRGWDCVRACCTTQNCNLALVELHSDGGEDAIATCFLMDCLYEQNFVCKFAPREGFINYLTREVYRSYRELRTQGFGGSGIPRIWAGVDLKVQPQEPLVLKGVGTTDWHLLQGDTDVRVEKNDLDQVELWGLKEGAYLFQLRAGSDQPDSTTNITITVLSAKQTEEYCLASSKVGRCRGSFPRWYYDPTEQICKSFVYGGCLGNKNNYLREEECKLACRDVQGPSVERHHPVCSGTCPSTKFRCSDGCCIDSFLECDDTPDCPDASDEATCDKYTSGFEELQNIHFRSDKGHCVDLPDTGLCLESIPRWYYNPFSERCARFTYGGCYGNKNNFEEEQQCLESCRGISKKDVFGLRRESHIPSVGSVEVAVAVLLVTCIVVVVAILGYCFIKNQRKSFHRHHHRRPPPPTPTSSTVSTTEDTEHLVYNHTTRPL from the exons ATGGCCTCAGCTTCTCACTCAGGCAgaaaggagggcttcctggagctgGCAAGGGCGGGGACGCTGGAGCAGGCATCCCGGATTCCACTTATCAAAGGTGCAGCCACACAGCTTCTAGGATCTCTTCCGGCCACGAGATGGAAATGTTTCCCGAGGGCTGACGCCGACGGCGAGATCGTTTGCATCGGGCTTTCCCCCAagtctcctcccccagccccttcaCCAGCGCCTCAGGCATGGGGCTGGAAACGCGGGCCGGaccagaaaggaaggcaggaagcaaCCCGCCAGATCGCCCGACCCTCACGTGCCCGACGTCGAGGGAGCTTCCCGGCCGGGTCCGGGCCTCCGAGGTCGGCGAGCACTTCTGGGGCGCGGGGCCTCCCTGCGAGGCTGGACTCGGTGGAGCCTGCGGACAGCAGCCTGGAGGG CGCTGACTCAGTTTCACCAGAAACTAGGAGGAGGAGGTGGCCGATCCAGCGCACCGGGCAGCGGGGCGGAAGCGGCGGGCCGAGCCGCGCAGGAAGGCGGGACCGGAACCTCGGCAGGCCCGGCCCCACCCCACTCACCTGCGCAG GTCTCAAGCACCCTTGGGGCCCAGAGGCCCGCACTGTGAAGGTGACCCCCGTGGGGAGGAGGGCGACGGCCCCTGGGAGGATGATGGCCGGCGCCCACCTCTCCCAGGCCCTCATCCCAGCGGTCCTGGTTTGGCTCCTGTGCGAGCTCGGCCTCCGGGGCACCCAGGCCGGGCAGCCGCCCGAGCCCCCTGGGCTGCCCGCGGGACCCGCCTGCCTGGACCGCTTCACCGCCGGGGTGCCTGACTTCGTGCTCGACACCGAGGCCTCGGTCAGCAACGGGGCCACTTTCCTGGGCTCCCCGACCGTCCGCCGCGGCTGGGACTGCGTACGCGCCTGCTGCACCACCCAGAACTGCAACTTGGCGCTGGTGGAGCTGCACTCCGACGGCGGGGAGGACGCCATCGCCACCTGCTTCCTCATGGACTGCCTCTACGAGCAGAACTTCGTGTGCAAGTTCGCGCCCAGGGAGGGCTTCATCAACTACCTCACGCGGGAGGTTTACCGCTCCTACCGCGAGCTGCGGACCCAGGGCTTTGGAG ggtccGGGATCCCCAGGATCTGGGCAGGCGTGGACTTGAAGGTGCAGCCCCAGGAACCCCTGGTGCTGAAGGGTGTGGGGACCACAGATTGGCACCTACTGCAGGGTGACACGGACGTCAGGGTAGAG AAGAATGATCTGGACCAAGTGGAGCTGTGGGGACTCAAGGAGGGCGCCTACCTGTTCCAGCTGAGAGCTGGCTCAGACCAGCCAGACAGCACGACCAACATCACCATCACCGTGCTGTCCGCCAAGCAGACAGAAG AATATTGCCTCGCATCTAGCAAGGTGGGGCGCTGCCGTGGTTCCTTCCCCCGCTGGTACTACGACCCCACAGAACAGATCTGCAAGAGTTTCGTTTATGGAGGTTGCTTGGGCAACAAGAACAACTACCTTCGGGAAGAAGAGTGCAAGCTGGCCTGCCGCGATGTGCAAG GTCCATCCGTGGAAAGGCACCATCCAG TGTGCTCAGGCACCTGTCCCTCCACCAAGTTCCGCTGCAGCGATGGCTGTTGCATCGACAGCTTCTTGGAGTGTGACGACACTCCCGACTGCCCCGATGCCTCCGATGAGGCCACCTGTGACAAAT ACACCAGCGGCTTCGAGGAGCTCCAGAACATCCATTTCCGCAGTGACAAAG GGCACTGCGTGGACCTGCCGGACACAGGCCTCTGCTTGGAGAGCATCCCACGCTGGTACTACAACCCCTTCAGTGAACGCTGCGCCCGCTTTACCTATGGCGGTTGTTATGGCAACAAGAACAACTTTGAGGAGGAGCAGCAGTGCCTTGAGTCCTGCCGTGGCATCTCCA AGAAGGATGTATTTGGTCTGCGGCGGGAAAGCCACATTCCCAGCGTAG GCTCCGTGGAGGTTGCCGTTGCAGTGCTCTTAGTCACCTGCATTGTGGTGGTGGTAGCCATCCTGGGTTACTGCTTCATCAAGAACCAGAGAAAGAGCTTCCACAGACACCACCACCGCCGCCCTCCGCCTCCTACCCCCACCAGCTCCACAGTCTCCACCACCGAGGACACAGAGCACCTGGTCTATAACCACACGACCCGACCCCTCTGA
- the SPINT1 gene encoding kunitz-type protease inhibitor 1 isoform X1 — protein sequence MGGASGTRVNVRPAPTALTQFHQKLGGGGGRSSAPGSGAEAAGRAAQEGGTGTSAGPAPPHSPAQVTRARRAPRRRQSRTEHVWPFVLRPRVRPGLKHPWGPEARTVKVTPVGRRATAPGRMMAGAHLSQALIPAVLVWLLCELGLRGTQAGQPPEPPGLPAGPACLDRFTAGVPDFVLDTEASVSNGATFLGSPTVRRGWDCVRACCTTQNCNLALVELHSDGGEDAIATCFLMDCLYEQNFVCKFAPREGFINYLTREVYRSYRELRTQGFGGSGIPRIWAGVDLKVQPQEPLVLKGVGTTDWHLLQGDTDVRVEKNDLDQVELWGLKEGAYLFQLRAGSDQPDSTTNITITVLSAKQTEEYCLASSKVGRCRGSFPRWYYDPTEQICKSFVYGGCLGNKNNYLREEECKLACRDVQGPSVERHHPVCSGTCPSTKFRCSDGCCIDSFLECDDTPDCPDASDEATCDKYTSGFEELQNIHFRSDKGHCVDLPDTGLCLESIPRWYYNPFSERCARFTYGGCYGNKNNFEEEQQCLESCRGISKKDVFGLRRESHIPSVGSVEVAVAVLLVTCIVVVVAILGYCFIKNQRKSFHRHHHRRPPPPTPTSSTVSTTEDTEHLVYNHTTRPL from the exons ATGGGCGGGGCCAGCGGCACTAGGGTTAACGTCCGCCCCGCCCCGACAGCGCTGACTCAGTTTCACCAGAAACTAGGAGGAGGAGGTGGCCGATCCAGCGCACCGGGCAGCGGGGCGGAAGCGGCGGGCCGAGCCGCGCAGGAAGGCGGGACCGGAACCTCGGCAGGCCCGGCCCCACCCCACTCACCTGCGCAGGTAACCCGGGCCCGGCGCGCGCCAAGGCGGAGGCAGAGCCGGACGGAGCATGTTTGGCCCTTTGTTTTGCGCCCGCGCGTGCGTCCAG GTCTCAAGCACCCTTGGGGCCCAGAGGCCCGCACTGTGAAGGTGACCCCCGTGGGGAGGAGGGCGACGGCCCCTGGGAGGATGATGGCCGGCGCCCACCTCTCCCAGGCCCTCATCCCAGCGGTCCTGGTTTGGCTCCTGTGCGAGCTCGGCCTCCGGGGCACCCAGGCCGGGCAGCCGCCCGAGCCCCCTGGGCTGCCCGCGGGACCCGCCTGCCTGGACCGCTTCACCGCCGGGGTGCCTGACTTCGTGCTCGACACCGAGGCCTCGGTCAGCAACGGGGCCACTTTCCTGGGCTCCCCGACCGTCCGCCGCGGCTGGGACTGCGTACGCGCCTGCTGCACCACCCAGAACTGCAACTTGGCGCTGGTGGAGCTGCACTCCGACGGCGGGGAGGACGCCATCGCCACCTGCTTCCTCATGGACTGCCTCTACGAGCAGAACTTCGTGTGCAAGTTCGCGCCCAGGGAGGGCTTCATCAACTACCTCACGCGGGAGGTTTACCGCTCCTACCGCGAGCTGCGGACCCAGGGCTTTGGAG ggtccGGGATCCCCAGGATCTGGGCAGGCGTGGACTTGAAGGTGCAGCCCCAGGAACCCCTGGTGCTGAAGGGTGTGGGGACCACAGATTGGCACCTACTGCAGGGTGACACGGACGTCAGGGTAGAG AAGAATGATCTGGACCAAGTGGAGCTGTGGGGACTCAAGGAGGGCGCCTACCTGTTCCAGCTGAGAGCTGGCTCAGACCAGCCAGACAGCACGACCAACATCACCATCACCGTGCTGTCCGCCAAGCAGACAGAAG AATATTGCCTCGCATCTAGCAAGGTGGGGCGCTGCCGTGGTTCCTTCCCCCGCTGGTACTACGACCCCACAGAACAGATCTGCAAGAGTTTCGTTTATGGAGGTTGCTTGGGCAACAAGAACAACTACCTTCGGGAAGAAGAGTGCAAGCTGGCCTGCCGCGATGTGCAAG GTCCATCCGTGGAAAGGCACCATCCAG TGTGCTCAGGCACCTGTCCCTCCACCAAGTTCCGCTGCAGCGATGGCTGTTGCATCGACAGCTTCTTGGAGTGTGACGACACTCCCGACTGCCCCGATGCCTCCGATGAGGCCACCTGTGACAAAT ACACCAGCGGCTTCGAGGAGCTCCAGAACATCCATTTCCGCAGTGACAAAG GGCACTGCGTGGACCTGCCGGACACAGGCCTCTGCTTGGAGAGCATCCCACGCTGGTACTACAACCCCTTCAGTGAACGCTGCGCCCGCTTTACCTATGGCGGTTGTTATGGCAACAAGAACAACTTTGAGGAGGAGCAGCAGTGCCTTGAGTCCTGCCGTGGCATCTCCA AGAAGGATGTATTTGGTCTGCGGCGGGAAAGCCACATTCCCAGCGTAG GCTCCGTGGAGGTTGCCGTTGCAGTGCTCTTAGTCACCTGCATTGTGGTGGTGGTAGCCATCCTGGGTTACTGCTTCATCAAGAACCAGAGAAAGAGCTTCCACAGACACCACCACCGCCGCCCTCCGCCTCCTACCCCCACCAGCTCCACAGTCTCCACCACCGAGGACACAGAGCACCTGGTCTATAACCACACGACCCGACCCCTCTGA